From the Clostridium putrefaciens genome, one window contains:
- a CDS encoding RluA family pseudouridine synthase, producing the protein MKEEVFLIEECVDDERVDKYLFRSLKTLSRSYIQKLIEESNVLVNDKTIKSKYKIKKGDLIKVYIKETTEIEVKAENVYLDILYEDDDIIIVNKEQGMVVHPASGNHDGTLVNALVNHSSNLSKVNGSERPGIVHRIDKDTSGVLVIAKNDDSHCILADQFKAHTIKREYYALVEGVLKNDVGTIDTIIGRNPKQKIKFAVVEEGKRAITHYEVLERYENNTLVRCNLETGRTHQIRVHMAHIGHPLVGDPVYGYKKQRFKLKGQMLHAKSLGFIHPTKNQYVKFESNLPEYFIKMVTRLKKSCK; encoded by the coding sequence ATGAAAGAAGAAGTATTTTTAATAGAGGAATGTGTAGATGATGAGAGGGTAGATAAATATCTATTTAGAAGTTTAAAGACTTTATCAAGATCCTACATACAAAAATTAATTGAGGAAAGTAATGTATTAGTAAATGATAAGACTATAAAAAGTAAATATAAGATAAAAAAAGGAGATTTAATTAAGGTTTACATTAAAGAAACCACAGAAATTGAAGTTAAGGCTGAAAATGTATATTTAGATATATTATATGAAGATGATGATATAATCATTGTAAATAAAGAACAAGGCATGGTTGTTCATCCTGCATCAGGTAATCATGATGGCACACTTGTAAATGCCCTTGTAAATCACTCTTCGAATTTATCTAAGGTTAATGGTAGTGAAAGACCTGGGATAGTTCATAGAATAGATAAAGATACTTCAGGGGTACTTGTTATAGCTAAAAATGATGATTCACACTGCATATTAGCAGATCAGTTTAAAGCACATACCATAAAAAGGGAGTACTATGCACTAGTTGAAGGTGTTTTAAAAAATGACGTTGGCACTATAGATACTATAATAGGTAGAAATCCTAAACAAAAGATTAAGTTTGCAGTAGTAGAAGAGGGTAAGCGTGCTATAACTCACTATGAAGTTTTAGAAAGATATGAAAATAATACTTTAGTAAGGTGCAACCTAGAAACAGGAAGGACCCATCAAATAAGAGTCCATATGGCTCATATAGGTCATCCTTTAGTGGGAGATCCGGTATATGGATACAAGAAACAAAGATTTAAGTTAAAGGGACAAATGCTTCATGCTAAATCTTTAGGGTTTATTCATCCAACCAAAAATCAGTATGTTAAATTTGAATCTAATCTTCCAGAGTATTTTATAAAAATGGTTACTAGGTTAAAAAAAAGTTGTAAATAA
- the lspA gene encoding signal peptidase II — protein sequence MEIIIIILGVFIDRVTKMWAVTNLSKGTDVVIINNLFSLSYLENRGAAFGIFQGRAFLLSLLTVIVLLAMVFYLIRYKPKSFILKVSLALIISGAIGNLIDRIKYKYVVDFIFFHYKDVYSFPTFNIADVLVVIGTFLLAVFIIKDGE from the coding sequence TTGGAAATAATCATAATTATTTTAGGCGTGTTCATTGACAGGGTTACAAAAATGTGGGCAGTTACTAATTTATCTAAGGGAACAGATGTAGTTATAATTAATAACCTTTTTAGCTTGTCTTACTTAGAAAATAGAGGCGCTGCATTTGGTATTTTTCAAGGAAGGGCTTTTTTACTATCATTATTAACGGTTATTGTCCTTCTGGCAATGGTTTTTTATTTAATACGGTATAAACCTAAATCATTTATATTAAAAGTATCATTAGCGCTTATTATATCTGGTGCTATAGGTAATTTAATAGATAGAATAAAGTATAAATATGTAGTAGATTTTATTTTTTTTCACTATAAAGACGTTTATAGTTTTCCAACGTTTAACATCGCAGATGTACTTGTAGTTATAGGAACATTTTTACTTGCAGTATTTATAATAAAGGATGGCGAATAA
- a CDS encoding TraR/DksA C4-type zinc finger protein, producing the protein MKKKLLADYKKKLLKEKQVILDTVKSTVDQEHINSKDEFSSELSFYDNHPGDQAAEINDIMRAQALKENELNLINKIDEALEALENDEYGICKSCGKAIGKERLDVVPYVVYCIRCQNKLSIKEKDMVNDSNSPNTIYDYKKNNESYGLSFKKDDAFEQVQSFNKMNNFKDYYEEDEDNHSYEVEWIEKISNEQYKSGLPD; encoded by the coding sequence ATGAAGAAAAAACTATTAGCTGATTATAAGAAAAAGCTTTTAAAAGAAAAACAAGTAATATTAGATACTGTTAAAAGTACAGTAGATCAAGAACATATAAATTCAAAAGATGAGTTTTCTTCAGAACTTTCATTTTATGATAATCACCCTGGAGACCAAGCAGCAGAAATTAATGATATTATGAGAGCACAGGCATTAAAAGAAAATGAATTAAATTTAATTAATAAAATAGATGAGGCTTTAGAGGCTTTAGAAAATGATGAATATGGAATTTGTAAAAGCTGTGGTAAGGCTATAGGGAAAGAGAGGCTTGATGTGGTACCTTATGTGGTATATTGTATAAGGTGCCAGAATAAATTAAGCATAAAAGAAAAAGATATGGTAAATGATTCTAACAGTCCAAATACAATCTATGATTATAAAAAGAATAATGAAAGTTATGGATTAAGCTTTAAAAAAGACGATGCTTTCGAGCAAGTTCAAAGTTTTAATAAAATGAATAATTTTAAAGATTATTATGAAGAGGATGAAGATAATCATAGTTATGAAGTTGAATGGATAGAAAAAATAAGTAATGAGCAATATAAAAGCGGATTACCAGACTAA
- the aroA gene encoding 3-phosphoshikimate 1-carboxyvinyltransferase has protein sequence MDIKILKAKENIHKEIKGLPGDKSIAHRSLIIGCIPKGTYNIYNFPKGDDCIVTLNNMEKLGVKVSYEDEYNLKVISPGIEGFKKDAGILNCDNSGTTVRLLLGLLCAANIRAILIGDESLSKRPMERILEPLQLMGGTFQCSDGKLPINTTKLSNLESIEYSMTVSSAQVKSALLIAAIVAKRNIVVKETLSTRDHTEIMMKYLGADIKCEEKSITLEKSNLCSKDMFIPGDISSAAFIIGLCLLSKESSITLKDVLLNPSRRKFIDILKAMGADINIYITETRSGELVGDIKAKSSNLKGIEIESESTPSIIDEIPLLSVLAAFSEGTTIIKSVDELKVKESNRVDGIINNLKRCGIQAHYDNGDLFIKGGNSYINKNISIESQKDHRIAMAFAVLSIRNLKNTNINHWEYTNISFPNSIKFFSEFLNMVES, from the coding sequence GTGGATATAAAGATATTAAAAGCTAAAGAAAATATTCATAAAGAAATTAAAGGCTTGCCAGGTGATAAGTCTATTGCACATAGAAGTCTTATAATTGGATGTATACCTAAGGGTACCTACAATATATATAACTTCCCAAAAGGTGATGATTGTATTGTAACCTTGAACAACATGGAAAAGTTAGGCGTTAAAGTTAGTTATGAAGATGAATATAATTTAAAAGTTATAAGCCCTGGAATAGAAGGATTTAAAAAAGATGCTGGCATATTAAACTGTGATAATTCAGGAACCACTGTTAGACTATTACTTGGTCTTTTATGTGCAGCTAATATAAGAGCCATTTTAATAGGTGATGAATCTTTAAGCAAAAGGCCCATGGAAAGAATATTAGAACCATTGCAACTTATGGGAGGAACATTTCAGTGTTCAGATGGTAAGCTACCAATTAACACTACTAAATTATCCAATCTAGAAAGTATAGAATATTCAATGACGGTGTCTTCAGCACAAGTAAAATCAGCTCTTTTAATAGCAGCTATAGTAGCAAAAAGGAATATCGTAGTAAAAGAAACTTTATCTACAAGAGATCATACTGAAATTATGATGAAATACTTAGGCGCAGATATCAAGTGTGAAGAAAAGTCTATAACCCTTGAAAAGTCAAATTTATGTTCTAAGGATATGTTTATTCCGGGAGATATATCTTCAGCAGCTTTTATAATAGGGCTATGCCTACTATCGAAAGAATCAAGTATAACTTTAAAAGATGTTCTACTAAATCCTAGCAGAAGAAAATTTATAGATATATTAAAGGCTATGGGCGCTGATATAAATATATATATAACAGAAACTAGAAGTGGAGAACTTGTAGGTGATATAAAAGCTAAAAGCAGTAACCTTAAAGGAATAGAAATTGAATCAGAATCTACTCCAAGTATTATAGATGAAATCCCACTTCTTAGTGTTTTAGCCGCTTTTAGTGAAGGTACTACTATAATTAAATCAGTGGATGAGTTAAAGGTAAAAGAAAGTAATAGAGTAGATGGTATAATAAATAATTTAAAAAGATGTGGTATACAGGCACATTATGACAATGGAGACCTATTTATTAAGGGTGGGAATTCATATATAAATAAAAATATAAGTATCGAAAGTCAAAAAGATCATAGAATAGCTATGGCTTTTGCAGTGCTCTCTATTAGAAATTTAAAAAATACCAATATTAATCATTGGGAGTATACAAACATATCATTTCCAAATAGTATAAAATTTTTTAGTGAATTTTTAAATATGGTTGAAAGCTAG
- the aroF gene encoding 3-deoxy-7-phosphoheptulonate synthase, producing MSKLLCDKDTGDTIIVKVKDVEIGNKKKVVISGPCAVEDYDTMISIARQLKLCGVNILRGGAFKPRTSPYDFQGLGREGLEILKAVREEVNIPVSTEIMDTRDVEEALNYIDVIQIGSRNMYNYSLLKEVGKLKTPIILKRGISATINEWINAAEYILKEGNENVILCERGIRTFETYTRNTLDLNAVAFVKNNYRLPIIVDPSHGTGIRELVHPMSLASIAAGADGLIIESHINPELSISDANQTISMNTLSDIITDIKKLY from the coding sequence ATGAGTAAATTATTATGTGATAAAGATACTGGTGATACAATTATAGTTAAAGTAAAAGACGTAGAAATAGGTAACAAAAAAAAGGTTGTAATATCAGGTCCCTGCGCAGTAGAAGACTATGATACTATGATTAGCATTGCAAGACAATTAAAATTATGTGGAGTAAATATATTAAGAGGAGGTGCCTTTAAACCTAGGACATCGCCCTATGATTTTCAAGGTCTTGGTAGAGAAGGTCTTGAAATATTAAAGGCTGTAAGGGAAGAGGTTAATATACCTGTATCTACAGAAATCATGGATACTAGGGACGTGGAAGAAGCTCTTAATTATATTGACGTAATACAAATAGGATCAAGAAATATGTATAATTATAGTTTGTTAAAAGAAGTAGGAAAGTTAAAAACACCTATCATACTTAAAAGAGGTATAAGTGCAACTATAAATGAATGGATAAATGCTGCAGAATATATATTAAAAGAAGGAAATGAAAATGTTATATTGTGTGAAAGAGGTATTAGAACCTTTGAGACATATACACGTAACACTTTAGATTTAAATGCTGTAGCCTTTGTTAAAAACAATTATAGATTGCCAATTATAGTAGACCCAAGCCATGGAACAGGCATTAGAGAGCTAGTACATCCAATGTCCTTAGCATCAATTGCTGCAGGGGCAGATGGGCTCATAATAGAAAGCCACATAAATCCTGAACTTTCAATATCTGATGCAAATCAAACAATATCAATGAATACTCTTTCTGATATAATTACTGACATAAAAAAACTATATTGA
- the aroB gene encoding 3-dehydroquinate synthase encodes MYKKIEKDINIPYPIYLVSDMDDVIKMIGDINVKHKCDLFIIYDKNLSEYYDKYINDIRKLCKSSLYIECKECNKNRETVDEIYKFLIDNNAKRNSIVICIGGGILGDLVGFASGTYMRGIRYINIPTTMISQVDSSIGGKVGYNFNNMKNYIGMFYNPLEVIVCTEFLKTLKRKEVLSGFGEIIKYCIIDKEKLLIYFEKNIESIITLKKEQILLLVEKCILIKRGIVSKDFKDTGLRNILNFGHTVGHAIEIDSNYEVSHGQSVSLGILVALKLSENLMFLDKNLYNKIKDIYKYIGINKYYKINNKDNFIKIIRGDKKNDSNIRFVLISTLGKPIIAVKVREEQLVKAMEESIEDEEIYE; translated from the coding sequence ATGTATAAAAAAATAGAAAAGGATATTAATATACCCTATCCTATATATTTGGTAAGTGATATGGATGATGTTATTAAAATGATAGGGGATATAAATGTTAAGCATAAGTGTGATTTATTCATTATATATGATAAAAATTTAAGTGAATACTATGATAAATATATAAATGATATTAGAAAGCTTTGTAAAAGCTCACTTTATATAGAATGTAAAGAATGTAATAAAAATAGAGAAACTGTAGATGAGATATATAAATTTTTAATAGATAATAATGCTAAAAGAAATAGTATAGTAATATGTATAGGGGGAGGAATCCTAGGGGATCTAGTTGGATTTGCTTCAGGAACTTACATGAGGGGTATAAGATACATTAATATTCCAACTACAATGATATCTCAAGTTGATAGTAGCATCGGGGGAAAGGTTGGATATAATTTCAATAATATGAAGAATTATATCGGAATGTTTTATAATCCATTAGAAGTTATAGTATGCACAGAGTTTCTTAAAACACTTAAAAGAAAAGAGGTTTTAAGTGGGTTTGGTGAAATAATTAAATATTGTATAATAGATAAAGAAAAGTTATTAATTTATTTTGAAAAAAATATAGAATCTATAATAACTCTTAAAAAGGAACAAATACTTTTGTTAGTGGAAAAATGTATATTAATAAAACGTGGTATTGTTTCTAAAGATTTTAAAGATACAGGACTTAGAAATATCTTGAATTTTGGTCATACTGTAGGTCATGCTATAGAAATAGATTCAAATTACGAAGTTTCTCATGGCCAATCGGTATCACTTGGAATATTAGTTGCATTAAAATTATCAGAAAACCTTATGTTTTTAGATAAAAACCTATATAATAAGATAAAAGATATCTATAAATATATAGGTATAAATAAGTATTATAAGATAAACAATAAAGATAATTTTATAAAAATTATAAGAGGAGATAAGAAAAATGATTCAAATATAAGATTTGTATTAATATCAACATTAGGAAAACCTATTATAGCAGTTAAAGTTAGAGAAGAACAATTAGTTAAAGCTATGGAAGAGAGTATAGAGGATGAAGAAATATATGAGTAA
- a CDS encoding DivIVA domain-containing protein, which translates to MKLTPMDISSKEFKKVLRGYDSETVDKFVDEIVEDYDTLFKENCLLKEKMAVMYDRIDHYSNIESTIQSTLVLAQNAAERAKEGAQNEADMILRSANETAQKILDKAHDDVIRVNDEYENLKQDFIRFKVKFRSFMNVQLETFDDLEKDFAKDYNVGVVVEEEDEVANKEIEVQKDESINSDDLSAIKSFFAKNS; encoded by the coding sequence ATGAAACTAACTCCAATGGATATAAGCAGCAAAGAGTTTAAAAAGGTGCTTAGGGGGTATGATTCAGAAACAGTAGATAAATTTGTAGATGAAATCGTAGAAGATTATGATACATTATTTAAAGAAAACTGTTTATTAAAAGAGAAAATGGCAGTAATGTATGATAGAATAGATCATTATTCTAACATAGAGAGTACAATACAAAGTACTTTAGTGTTAGCTCAAAATGCAGCTGAGCGGGCTAAAGAAGGCGCACAAAACGAAGCTGATATGATATTGAGAAGTGCTAATGAAACAGCACAAAAGATTCTAGATAAAGCTCATGATGATGTTATAAGAGTGAATGACGAATATGAAAATTTAAAACAAGACTTTATTAGGTTCAAAGTTAAGTTTAGAAGTTTTATGAATGTTCAGCTAGAAACTTTTGATGATCTTGAAAAAGACTTTGCTAAAGATTACAATGTAGGAGTCGTAGTTGAAGAAGAAGACGAAGTTGCAAATAAAGAAATTGAAGTACAAAAGGATGAATCTATAAATTCGGATGATTTAAGTGCTATTAAAAGCTTCTTTGCAAAAAACAGCTAA
- a CDS encoding YlmH/Sll1252 family protein, with product MNKKDFLKYMGEEDLSLCSNLYDKILLSEKTFNAVCSNEFLPPNIWKRVQQYCNANNIASNVSGGFDDAERRVIRFNGSGSDYPIQIIKIINKSKFCELLHKDYLGVLMSLGVKREKFGDLIVQNNECYLPVTYDILQYILMNLKVIGKNPCMVEILRDSESIPGYNFKVNVYLASSNRIDVIVSSITNFSRVKSQQYIKAGKVLIDYVICYEKSEAVRSTNTITIRGYGKYKVGDIIGTTSSGRLKIEIKKYV from the coding sequence ATGAATAAAAAAGATTTTTTAAAGTATATGGGAGAAGAAGACCTATCTTTATGTTCAAATCTCTATGATAAGATTTTATTATCAGAAAAGACATTTAATGCAGTTTGTAGCAATGAATTTCTACCCCCTAACATTTGGAAGAGGGTTCAGCAATATTGCAACGCAAATAATATTGCATCTAATGTTTCAGGTGGGTTTGATGATGCTGAAAGAAGGGTAATTAGATTTAATGGTTCTGGATCTGATTATCCTATTCAAATCATTAAGATTATAAACAAGTCAAAGTTTTGTGAACTTTTACATAAAGATTATTTAGGAGTATTGATGTCATTAGGAGTTAAAAGAGAGAAATTTGGTGATCTTATAGTTCAAAATAATGAATGTTATTTGCCTGTAACTTATGATATACTCCAGTACATACTTATGAATTTAAAAGTTATAGGTAAGAATCCATGTATGGTAGAAATTCTACGTGACAGTGAAAGTATTCCAGGTTATAATTTTAAGGTGAATGTATACCTAGCTTCATCAAACAGAATAGATGTAATAGTTAGCTCAATTACCAATTTTTCTAGAGTAAAAAGTCAACAATATATAAAGGCTGGTAAAGTACTTATAGACTATGTGATATGTTATGAAAAAAGTGAGGCAGTTAGATCTACAAATACTATTACAATAAGAGGATATGGAAAGTATAAGGTTGGGGATATAATAGGGACCACATCTAGTGGTAGATTAAAAATAGAAATAAAAAAATACGTTTGA
- a CDS encoding YggT family protein codes for MILKIFLKILFLIVEYAILIDVVLSFVFREKQNKFINIMKSLTEPILRPAKLLQDKFMPNLSSDISPVIVLILLYLLESIIMPLVS; via the coding sequence ATTATTTTAAAAATTTTTTTAAAAATCTTATTTTTAATAGTAGAATATGCTATATTGATAGATGTTGTTTTATCATTTGTCTTTAGAGAAAAACAAAACAAGTTTATAAATATAATGAAATCTTTAACAGAACCAATTTTAAGACCAGCTAAGTTATTACAAGATAAGTTTATGCCAAACCTATCCTCAGATATTTCACCAGTTATTGTATTAATATTATTATATTTATTAGAGAGCATAATTATGCCTCTTGTTAGTTAA
- a CDS encoding cell division protein SepF, translated as MAAKVLNKVWGLLGLEDEYDEEYDEEYDEFEEEVKQPTQINNKKNQGKVVSIHTAVSAKVTIVKPQSYEEVTEISDDLKNRKIVIVNTTALEPKIAQRLLDFMGGSSYALGGELQQVENGVYIVSPSNIEVTSELKTELSKGLFNWSK; from the coding sequence ATGGCAGCGAAAGTGTTAAATAAAGTATGGGGGCTTTTAGGACTAGAGGATGAGTACGATGAAGAGTATGATGAAGAATATGATGAGTTTGAAGAAGAGGTAAAACAACCTACTCAAATAAATAATAAGAAAAATCAAGGAAAAGTAGTGAGTATACATACTGCGGTTTCTGCTAAAGTTACTATAGTAAAGCCTCAAAGCTACGAAGAAGTAACAGAAATAAGTGATGATTTAAAAAATCGAAAGATAGTTATTGTAAATACTACTGCTTTAGAACCTAAGATTGCTCAAAGATTATTAGATTTTATGGGTGGATCAAGTTACGCATTAGGTGGTGAACTTCAACAAGTTGAAAATGGTGTTTATATAGTGTCACCTTCTAATATAGAAGTTACTAGTGAACTAAAGACTGAATTAAGTAAAGGATTATTTAACTGGTCTAAATAG
- a CDS encoding YggS family pyridoxal phosphate-dependent enzyme: MDILGNLNIISNEIPKDVTFIAVSKQQSRDIIEKAYDCGIKDFGENKVQELLQKSEELPKDIRWHFIGHLQRNKVKYIVDKVYLIQSLDSIRLLSEIEKQFMKQNKVANVLIEINIGKEKSKDGIFLEDLEALIIEIEKCNFVKVKGLMCIIPKGDDKSSESYFKKMKDVWDILSHRRFSNISMDYLSMGMSKDYDLALKCGSNMIRVGEGIFGKRI, from the coding sequence ATGGATATCTTAGGTAACTTAAACATAATATCGAATGAGATACCAAAAGATGTTACTTTTATTGCTGTTAGTAAACAACAATCTAGAGATATAATAGAAAAAGCTTATGATTGTGGTATAAAAGACTTTGGTGAAAATAAGGTCCAAGAATTACTACAAAAAAGCGAAGAACTACCGAAAGATATAAGATGGCACTTTATAGGACATCTTCAAAGGAATAAAGTAAAGTATATAGTAGATAAGGTTTATCTTATCCAATCTTTAGATAGTATAAGGCTTTTATCAGAAATAGAAAAACAATTTATGAAACAAAACAAAGTTGCCAATGTGTTAATTGAAATTAATATAGGTAAAGAAAAAAGTAAAGATGGAATATTTTTAGAAGATCTAGAAGCGTTAATAATTGAAATTGAGAAATGTAATTTTGTAAAGGTTAAAGGTCTTATGTGTATAATACCAAAAGGTGATGATAAATCTTCTGAAAGTTATTTTAAAAAGATGAAAGATGTATGGGATATACTTTCTCATAGAAGATTTTCAAATATATCTATGGACTATTTATCAATGGGTATGAGCAAAGATTATGATTTGGCTTTAAAGTGTGGATCTAATATGATAAGAGTTGGGGAAGGGATCTTTGGTAAGAGAATATAA
- a CDS encoding DUF881 domain-containing protein yields the protein MRLNEGKIFIFIAAIIVGILVSFNIDLSKDNKKEYVSTKEYQEMYNKRNKLYREVSDVREDYYNNYKKLNFFKSGYVDEGNNIVDNIVDELENNKTLLGYNKVEGIGIEITIRDGFDEINPDIEDPLLRYMRTFHNTDLIQLINELKIFGAEAISINGQRVMTNSEVYCSSAFISINGVKLPSPFHIEAIGNTESLVNNLKSNDSYVKRLQGRGINIVIEEKDVIVISSYIGDLKVNFLTNIKNK from the coding sequence ATGAGATTAAATGAAGGAAAGATATTTATTTTTATAGCTGCAATCATTGTAGGAATTCTTGTATCTTTCAACATAGATTTAAGCAAAGACAATAAAAAAGAATACGTAAGTACGAAAGAATATCAAGAGATGTATAATAAAAGAAATAAGTTATATAGAGAAGTTTCTGATGTAAGAGAGGACTACTACAATAATTATAAAAAACTTAATTTCTTTAAATCAGGATACGTAGATGAAGGAAATAATATAGTAGATAATATAGTAGATGAACTAGAAAATAACAAAACACTTTTAGGTTACAATAAGGTTGAAGGCATTGGTATAGAGATAACTATAAGAGATGGATTTGATGAGATTAATCCCGACATAGAAGACCCACTTTTAAGATATATGCGCACTTTCCATAATACAGATTTAATTCAACTTATAAATGAATTAAAAATTTTCGGGGCTGAAGCTATTTCAATAAATGGGCAAAGGGTAATGACTAATTCGGAAGTTTATTGTAGCTCAGCATTTATAAGTATAAATGGGGTAAAGCTGCCATCACCTTTTCATATAGAAGCTATAGGGAATACAGAAAGCCTAGTAAATAATCTTAAATCTAATGATAGCTATGTAAAAAGATTACAAGGTAGAGGTATCAATATTGTTATAGAAGAAAAAGATGTTATTGTAATTTCATCCTATATAGGAGATTTAAAGGTAAACTTTTTGACTAATATAAAAAATAAATAA
- a CDS encoding small basic family protein translates to MIALIGLLIGVLMGMFLKVNIPDKFSPYISVAILACLDSVFGAIRAYLSKNFQADIFISGFFGNAALAAGLAYLGDRLGIPIYIAAVIVFGGRIFDNFAIIRRLLLERTKHH, encoded by the coding sequence ATGATAGCGTTAATTGGACTTTTAATTGGAGTTTTAATGGGGATGTTTTTAAAGGTAAATATCCCCGATAAGTTTTCACCTTATATATCTGTGGCTATACTTGCTTGCCTAGATTCTGTTTTTGGAGCTATAAGGGCTTACCTATCTAAAAACTTCCAAGCAGATATATTTATATCTGGTTTTTTTGGGAATGCTGCTTTAGCTGCAGGCCTTGCATATCTAGGAGATAGACTTGGTATACCTATATATATTGCGGCGGTTATAGTGTTTGGTGGAAGGATCTTTGATAATTTTGCTATAATAAGAAGATTATTATTAGAAAGGACTAAACATCACTAA
- a CDS encoding DUF881 domain-containing protein codes for MKRINSQVSVAIVCAILGFLLAYQFKLLGGQDKKLQTNNYDKEEISVEVEMLQKQKEELQKKNDDISSQLKKYEEEATESGDVTKELKKELDNSRLILGSIDATGPGVTLSLTPKDPVFSSNTYTAFITDYELVYIINELNFSGAEAISINDKRITLQTGIKSSSNNSFILINDEKISPKEKIEINAIGNKKTLEAGVNFAGVFHYQNLENYNIDIKMSDSINIPKFSKNYKREYIKAVE; via the coding sequence GTGAAAAGAATTAACTCCCAAGTGTCAGTAGCTATAGTTTGTGCAATTCTTGGATTCTTACTCGCTTATCAATTTAAGCTCCTAGGAGGCCAAGATAAAAAGCTTCAAACAAACAATTATGATAAAGAAGAAATAAGTGTTGAGGTTGAAATGTTACAAAAGCAAAAAGAGGAACTACAAAAAAAGAATGATGATATATCCTCGCAATTAAAAAAGTATGAGGAAGAAGCTACTGAAAGTGGAGATGTGACTAAAGAGTTAAAAAAAGAATTAGATAACAGTAGATTAATACTAGGTAGTATTGACGCCACAGGCCCAGGCGTAACATTATCTTTAACACCTAAAGATCCCGTTTTTTCTAGTAATACATATACAGCATTTATAACTGATTATGAGCTAGTATATATAATAAATGAATTAAACTTTTCAGGGGCCGAAGCTATATCTATAAATGATAAAAGGATAACCTTGCAAACAGGAATAAAGAGTTCTTCTAATAATAGCTTTATTTTAATAAATGATGAAAAAATATCACCAAAAGAAAAAATAGAAATAAACGCTATTGGAAATAAAAAGACATTAGAAGCGGGTGTTAACTTTGCAGGGGTTTTTCATTATCAAAACTTAGAAAATTATAATATTGACATTAAGATGTCTGATTCAATAAATATACCTAAGTTTAGCAAAAACTATAAGCGAGAATATATTAAGGCCGTAGAATAA